Proteins from a single region of Lepus europaeus isolate LE1 chromosome 4, mLepTim1.pri, whole genome shotgun sequence:
- the LOC133758631 gene encoding olfactory receptor 2W3-like, with product MDGTNNSSLGDFILVGFSHHPHLERVLFAVILIAYVLTLVGNSAIILVSRLDPHLRTPMYFFLTHLSFLDLSFTSSSIPQLLYNLSGQDKTISYAGCSVQLFLFLALGGVECLLLAVMAYDRFVAICRPLHYLAMMSPRLCLGLVSMAWGCGVANSLAMSPVTLSLPRCGHRRVDHYLCEMPALIRMACVDTAAVEGSVFVLAVGIVLCPLALILVSYGYILRAVLRMHSSSGRHKVFNTCGSHLTVVSLFYGNIVYMYMQPGRGSSQEQGKVLTLFYNIVTPLLNPLIYTLRNKEVKGALCRLLLGSRERGKA from the coding sequence ATGGACGGGACCAACAACAGCAGCCTCGGGGACTTCATCTTGGTGGGTTTCTCCCACCACCCCCATCTGGAGAGGGTCCTGTTTGCGGTCATCCTGATCGCCTATGTGCTGACCCTGGTAGGCAACAGCGCCATCATCCTGGTGTCCCGGCTGGACCCACACCTGCGcacccccatgtacttcttcctcaccCACCTGTCCTTCCTGGACCTGAGCTTCACCAGCAGTTCCATCCCCCAGCTGCTCTACAACCTGAGTGGGCAGGACAAGACCATCAGCTACGCAGGCTGCTCCGTGCAGCTCTTCCTGTTCCTGGCGCTGGGGGGCGTGGAGTGCCTGCTCCTGGCCGTCATGGCCTACGACCGCTTCGTGGCCATCTGCAGGCCCCTGCACTACTTGGCGATGATGAGTCCCAGGctctgcctggggctggtgtCCATGGCCTGGGGCTGCGGGGTGGCCAACTCCCTGGCCATGTCTCCAGTGACCCTGAGCCTGCCGCGCTGCGGGCACCGGCGTGTGGACCACTACCTGTGTGAGATGCCTGCCCTGATCCGCATGGCCTGTGTGGACACGGCGGCCGTGGAAGGCAGTGTCTTCGTCCTGGCAGTGGGCATCGTGCTGTGCCCCCTGgcgctcatcctggtctcctatggctACATCCTGAGGGCGGTGTTAAGGATGCACTCCTCCTCGGGAAGGCACAAAGTCTTCAACACCTGTGGCTCGCACCTGACGGTGGTGTCACTGTTCTATGGGAACATCGTCTACATGTACATGCAGCCGGGCCGTGGCAGCTCCCAGGAGCAGGGCAAGGTGCTCACCCTCTTCTACAACATCGTCACGCCCCTGCTCAACCCCCTCATCTACACCCTCAGGAACAAGGAGGTGAAGGGGGCGCTGTGCAGGCTGCtgctggggagcagagagagggggaaggcgTGA
- the LOC133758873 gene encoding olfactory receptor 2W3-like, giving the protein MDGTNNSSLGDFILVGFSHHPRLERVLFAVILIAYVLTLVGNSAIILVSRLDPHLRTPMYFFLTHLSFLDLSFTSSSIPQLLYNLSGQDKTISYAGCSVQLFLFLALGGVECLLLAVMAYDRFVAICRPLHYLAMMSPRLCLGLVSMAWGCGVANSLAMSPVTLSLPRCGHRRVDHYLCEMPALIRMACVDTAAVEGSVFVLAVGIVLCPLALILVSYGYILRAVLRMHSSSGRHKVFNTCGSHLTVVSLFYGNIVYMYMQPGRGSSQEQGKVLTLFYNIVTPLLNPLIYTLRNKEVKGALSRLVLAKLSFRKKL; this is encoded by the coding sequence ATGGATGGGACCAACAACAGCAGCCTCGGGGACTTCATCCTGGTGGGTTTCTCCCACCACCCCCGTCTGGAGAGGGTCCTGTTTGCGGTCATCCTGATCGCCTATGTGCTGACCCTGGTGGGCAACAGCGCCATCATCCTGGTGTCCCGGCTGGACCCACACCTGCGcacccccatgtacttcttcctcaccCACCTGTCCTTCCTGGACCTGAGCTTCACCAGCAGTTCCATCCCCCAGCTGCTCTACAACCTGAGTGGGCAGGACAAGACCATCAGCTACGCAGGCTGCTCCGTGCAGCTCTTCCTGTTCCTGGCGCTGGGGGGCGTGGAGTGCCTGCTCCTGGCCGTCATGGCCTACGACCGCTTCGTGGCCATCTGCAGGCCCCTGCACTACTTGGCGATGATGAGTCCCAGGctctgcctggggctggtgtCCATGGCCTGGGGCTGCGGGGTGGCCAACTCCCTGGCCATGTCTCCAGTGACCCTGAGCCTGCCGCGCTGCGGGCACCGGCGTGTGGACCACTACCTGTGTGAGATGCCTGCCCTGATCCGCATGGCCTGTGTGGACACGGCGGCCGTGGAAGGCAGTGTCTTCGTCCTGGCAGTGGGCATCGTGCTGTGCCCCCTGgcgctcatcctggtctcctatggctACATCCTGAGGGCGGTGTTAAGGATGCACTCCTCCTCGGGAAGGCACAAAGTCTTCAACACCTGTGGCTCGCACCTGACGGTGGTGTCACTGTTCTATGGGAACATCGTCTACATGTACATGCAGCCGGGCCGTGGCAGCTCCCAAGAGCAGGGCAAGGTGCTCACCCTCTTCTACAACATTGTCACGCCCCTGCTCAACCCCCTCATCTACACCCTCAGGAACAAGGAGGTGAAGGGGGCGCTGAGCAGGCTGGTTTTGGCTAAACTAAGCTTCAGGAAGAAGTTGTAA
- the LOC133758874 gene encoding olfactory receptor 2T8-like has translation MDNASSTADFVLLGLFNHTRAQQLLFALVVTIAFTSVVGNALMLLLIARDRRLHTPMYFLLSQLSLMDVMLVSTTVPKMAADYLTGRKSISRVGCGSQIFFFLTLAGGESFLLAAMSYDRYVAICHPLRYLVLMSWRLCLQVTAGSWILGAADGLLQAAVTLSFPFCRSREIDHFFCEAPVLMRLACAHSSVFEYAMNICCVLMILVPFSLILTSYGLILAAVLHLRSTEACKKALATCSSHLAVVGLFYGATMFVYMRSRSSRSASHDKAVSAFYAIFTPVLNPLIYSLRNSEVRGALRKCVAQGISLAGRIPSLCLGFCVSAK, from the coding sequence ATGGACAACGCGAGCTCCACGGCAGACTTCGTTCTCCTGGGGCTCTTCAACCACACGCGAGCCCAGCAGCTTCTCTTTGCACTGGTCGTGACCATTGCCTTCACCTCCGTGGTGGGCAATGCACTCATGCTGCTCCTGATTGCCCGGGACCGCCGGCTCCACACGCCCATGTACTTCCTCCTGAGCCAGCTCTCCCTCATGGACGTCATGCTGGTTTCCACCACGGTGCCCAAAATGGCTGCCGACTACTTGACCGGAAGGAAGTCCATCTCCCGCGTGGGGTGTGGGTCCCAGATTTTCTTCTTCCTGACCCTGGCCGGCGGGGAGAGCTTCCTCCTGGCGGCCATGTCCTACGACCGCTATGTGGCAATTTGCCACCCACTGCGCTACCTGGTTCTCATGAGCTGGCGCTTATGTCTGCAAGTGACCGCGGGGTCGTGGATCCTGGGGGCTGCTGACGGCCTCCTGCAGGCTGCCGTCACCCTGAGCTTCCCGTTTTGCAGGTCACGCGAGATCGACCACTTCTTCTGCGAGGCCCCTGTGCTCATGCGCCTGGCCTGTGCCCACTCGTCTGTCTTTGAGTATGCCATGAACATCTGCTGCGTGTTGATGATCCTCGTCCCCTTCTCCCTCATCCTGACCTCCTACGGCCTCATCCTGGCTGCTGTTCTCCACCTGCGCTCCACAGAAGCCTGCAAGAAGGCCTTGGCCACCTGCTCTTCCCACCTGGCAGTGGTGGGACTCTTCTACGGAGCCACCATGTTTGTCTACATGAGGTCCAGGTCCTCCAGGTCAGCCAGCCATGACAAGGCTGTGTCGGCCTTCTACGCCATCTTCACGCCGGTGCTGAACCCCCtcatctacagcctgaggaacaGCGAGGTCAGGGGCGCCCTGAGGAAGTGTGTGGCTCAGGGCATCTCCCTGGCTGGCAGGATTCCATCCCTCTGCCTCGGCTTTTGTGTCTCAGCAAAGTGA